The DNA segment ACGAACGGGACGGCCGTCTCGACGAACGTGACGACACCGCGTTCGAGGTAGAGCGCGTCGTCCTGTAGCTCGAACCGCCATCGGCCGTAGTGGACGACGGCGTGGGCGACGCCGAGGACGACGACGATCGCGACGACGCCGACCGCGGCGGCGACCGGAAGCGAGACGAGCCACGCATCGACGGCCAGAAGCGCGAATCCGAGCACGGCCGCTCCGAGCACGGCCCGGCCGACCCAGACGAGCCGAATGCGCGAGTGGAGCGTTTCCATATGCGCAGTCGTAACAGTCCAACTGTAAACGTACCGGTTATCGCC comes from the Halovivax cerinus genome and includes:
- a CDS encoding PH domain-containing protein, encoding METLHSRIRLVWVGRAVLGAAVLGFALLAVDAWLVSLPVAAAVGVVAIVVVLGVAHAVVHYGRWRFELQDDALYLERGVVTFVETAVPFVRVQHVDTQFGPIERALGLSSVVVYTAGSRNADVRIPGLTPDRARTLQDTLRDLAVASEADDAV